CCTTAAAGAAATATGGATAAATGATgagtaaataaaacaaatatattgATTCTGATAtgtcttttttttaatatatcttcttttttttatatatttttatattttaatattttcatatttaaaataatatattattaatttttattattatttatttttgcataTATGTAGTCACCGatgaaaatatatcaaatattaaaataacatgTCACTAATGAAAACAtatcaaatataaaatattactACATTAATGAGTCGTTAATGCAAACACGCGATAATATAAATTAATGCAAACACATAATAATATGtataaaaaatgtatttaattaagtgcaaaataaatttaaaattaaaaaattgatgtAAATAAGGTATACATATTTCTCATTGATCCATAAGAATTTATTTCTACATAAATGTGTAAATAAGGTACAAATATATTGCATAAATGTGTATACAAAAATctgtttaatttaaaaattgataagaaatatttttataaatgtttataattaatttttttgttagtttttaCGAGTCATGCAATTTTAATAGTTTTTGTTGTCCTCTATAATCAAAATTTGATTATGAATCTTATATGCTTTATCCCATAATATTTATTAGTAATTTAATTTCTTACCTTTTAATAttaagaatttaattgaaatatatcGACTTTGTAAAGAAATTTTACACCGTTAGTTAATCACAACAGctaatttgttaaaaatatttgacttttattttaatttcttttattgtcaTATAATTGAGTGGTTGTGATACAATGATGGTGTAAAAAATTTACACTGACAATGTATAGCAATCAAACTCTAATATTAAATTGTCAATTACTAAAACTAAAAATGTGTAtgaatttattttcttaaaaatgcATTATTACCATAAAAATATGAAGGGCTAGTTCCTTAAGATTTCatgtttttatccaattatatatattttacaaTATTTTGTAATATGTACTTTggtgtttaaaataaaaataaaaaatttaaaacaaaagcaTTAAATCGCATTATCAAAAAGCAGTCATTACATCTATCTGATCCAAAGGATCCATGAAACACAAAACTAACCCTCGGGGGCGGAGACAGAGGGGTATTGGGTATTCCTTGAAAtatccttcattttttattttttttactaatttatccTCCCCTCTTTTAACCCTTTTTGTTACTACACTTTGTTATTTTAGGtttaacaaaataacaacactCTCAATCTAAGTAGCAGCTGAATCAACATCTCTCTCCCTATAAGTttctctatttttaatttatcaaattttcAATTCAACTTAGTTTAATCCATTGAAACTATGTGATAATGGTTATGTCATTTGCAATTTTAAACTCAACTCAATTGAATCAATTGAAACTTTATACAATGATGGAGCAAGTAATATGCGTGGTCAATTTGGAGGTTTGAAGACTTTGATTCAAAAGCAAAATCCGCAAGCCTATTATGTCCATTGTTTTGCTCATCAACTtcaattaggggtgttcgcggtgcgttTTGGGTGGTTTTGAcggaaaaaatcatccgaaccgcaagagaaaaaatcgtgcggtttggtttggttcagttggcttttaaaaaaaatccgaaccaaaccaaactaatgcggtttggttcggttcggttggttcggttttttacaaagattttattgaaccatacatatacatatagatgacaacataactttgtatttatacattcatacactatcagaTAACaaaaaaactcgtcatattttaacaacaactttctatttaatatgtaaaaattaaattactcaaaagtggaataataaacataaaataatagtataaaacaatataaaaattattagaatgaaacaaaaaggtagaagagacgagagattagtgaaggtgaaaaagaaaaaacaaaagagttgagagattagagaagaagatgtgcgataaaaatgaagttgaaatagagaacattttcataaaaatgagaaggtgaaaaagaaagaatataagagagtagagattatagaaaaagaaggaagatgtatgtggcaaagaaggtgtgataatgctattagagatttgagaagatcgggactaaaatcatatgtgtaaggatgagaaaagtattcgtaatcataaggttaatgtataatagatttaagtttgggttggatgtgaattgagtaaaagttaggttgtaacataatgcggtttgattcggtttacaaaatacaaaccgcaaaccgaaccgaacagtgcggttttgttaaaagatgacccaaactaatccgaaccaaatgctgttttttgcggtttcagtttggtttgcggttttttattgggttggtttggttttgatcacccctaaatTCAATTGGCTCTTGTTTCAATGGCGAGAAAGCATGAAGATGTTGATTGGTTTTTTTGTGAAGTGTCTCATATTGTTACTTTCTTACGGTCATCTAACAAAAGACAAACTCTACTTTGAAATAAACAAGTTGCTCATTTTGCAAATCTAATTGAAAAAGAATTGGTGGAAACTGGTACTAGTTTAAATTAAGAGTTGTCCATTGCAAGAGCTGGTGATACACGTTGGGGATCTCACTTTTGAAATCTTGATAGGTTGGTTGATTTGTTTACTCCTATTATTGAAGTGTTCGAAGATTTGAAAAGTGATAGTCATTCTAAGGGTGAACCAAAAAGTTTGCTACTTGTTATGCAAACTTTTAGTTTTGTGGTTATGTTGCACTTAATGGTTGAGAttttatctttgaaaaataatttgTCATAATCATTGCAAAAGGGGGATCAAGATATTGTGCATGCCATGGAAATTGTCCAAATATGCaagaaaaagttgcaagaatttatGAGCAAGTTGTGGCTTCTTGTGGTAATGTTGAAATTGACGTGCCTAACATGGAGTCTCGGTATGTGAAAGATAAGATATCCAAACGACTTGCTCCTTTTGTTACAAATTTTCATTATTTCAAGAATGATTGCTTCTTACATGTCATAGATGTGGTATTGAAAGAGTTGAATGATCAGTTTACACCTGAAAATACTGAGTTGATTAATTGTGTTTCTTGCTTGAGTCCTTATTATTCATTTGAATAAGTTGACATTAAATCACCTGTGAGATTGGCAAGATTGTACCCAAATGACTTTGAGGATCTTATATATAAGGAATTGGAATTGTCTAGTGAGTTGGAGACTTATATTGAGAGGGTCGAAATGGACGATCACTTTTCCAATTTGACTGGCATCTCGGAACTTTGTAGGACTCTTGTTCGAACAAAGAAGCATAAGACATTTAGGTTTGTGTACACACTTGTCAAACTAATTGTGTCCTTACCGGTGGCCATTGCAAGTGTTGAGCGAGTGTTCTCGGGGATGAAATACGTTAAAAGTGAGTTGAGAAGTAGAATGACTAATTCATGGCTAAATGATTGCTTAGTGAAATTTGTGGAGAAAGAGGTGTTTGATACAATCGATGATATGGATACCATCCGGCGTTTCCAAGGAATGAACAAGAGAATAGTGCATTTACGATTAGACTAGAATGTTTTCTATTTTTGAGTTGTAATTGAAATACTAgtacatttttattaaataatattatcatATTTCTTGTCATTAATTTTTCGtacattttttgtatattttattttcatcatgGGAATCCCCTGGATTTTGATCATGGCTCCGCCCCTGCTAACCCTCCAAACCTACTATATACAAAGTTGATTTTCACTCACATGAGTTTGGAGTATTCTATACAAAGTACATCTCATTATAATACTATGTTTGATTCTATTTTACAATTGGGTATCTATCTCTTTTTGAGTAAAGATCATCTCATTCCTGCTATTCCAGATTTCATATAAAGTCTCTTAGATCTTTGTATCAGCCAAACTTTCTCTCTTGTCCAATTCTTAGGAGTTCTCTGGATGCTCATCCACATAAGGATGTCTCTCCAAATTTGATTAGACTTGTTACAAGCAAATAGTAAACGACCAATAGATTCAGCTTCCTCATAGAAGGCGCATTTTTTCTCAGCCAGCATTCCAAACTTCATCAACCTATCCTTGGTGGGTAGCTTTCGATTAAGAGTCATCCACAAAGCGAATTTTGCTATAGGTCTAGCATGATTCCCCACACATCACTTTCTTCCGGTCTACATGTTCTTTTTCACCTCTAAGAGCCTTATACATTTTTGTAGTCTTTTATGTATTTGTGTGCTCCACATCTCTTACGATATGACATCAAATAACACACTCTTGATCAACTGAAGTCTTCCCGCACAAGTAAGAAGTAGAGATGTCTAGTGCTTAATCTTCTTAACAATAATGTCAATCAAA
The Vicia villosa cultivar HV-30 ecotype Madison, WI linkage group LG6, Vvil1.0, whole genome shotgun sequence genome window above contains:
- the LOC131615193 gene encoding uncharacterized protein LOC131615193 produces the protein MDDHFSNLTGISELCRTLVRTKKHKTFRFVYTLVKLIVSLPVAIASVERVFSGMKYVKSELRSRMTNSWLNDCLVKFVEKEVFDTIDDMDTIRRFQGMNKRIVHLRLD